A window of Pyrobaculum aerophilum str. IM2 contains these coding sequences:
- a CDS encoding ATP-binding protein — protein sequence MTDCEFVTRQFPSEVSLEAARVYAILTCDAPVGSYLVIDAGGRRYLARVSAVKIADIYAVANTPVLTPEQERAVSLRLGPTMAELELISECTSSDCAPPGTPVPIHSPLRRPRDGEVVEMLGLPSQGVLLGRLALPTGEELAGERVYLPLDALRHHVLIVGTTGSGKTVLVKEIAYQLSGGRAVALDAVGHFYHLAYNGVEVRVILPVTRRLARRGLRAIAKRAASRAIWKGRGRYRARAYGRGEVLTRIELEVEAQHGRGRFQIYPWALESKDILYDLPRAIPILSQQARIFYKRVLEEAKRHSGASGVDDLFKFLTSPAEDQRGRPAVMYEKIGSSLGLHSSTMENIVRALLALVETGLVDVAAAGKGRPFRVREPPYRKALGGYAVVDISSLNTHQQRLVVYRVLDAVFKTARPITAVLIDEAHLFFPQTRNEDEQAFIEAHLTRLTRLGRAKGIAVVFATHMPDDLNDVVIQLANTKIVLRSDQKVLEKLGVPAAERRFLTKADRGLAYVQSYAYRHPVYVKVSKNAAHLG from the coding sequence GTGACTGACTGCGAGTTTGTCACAAGGCAGTTCCCCTCGGAGGTCTCCCTAGAAGCGGCCAGGGTATACGCAATTTTGACGTGCGACGCTCCCGTCGGCTCTTATCTTGTCATTGACGCCGGGGGGAGGAGGTATTTGGCGAGAGTCTCGGCGGTGAAAATAGCCGATATATACGCAGTTGCCAATACACCGGTCTTAACGCCGGAGCAAGAAAGGGCCGTCTCCCTGCGCCTGGGCCCCACCATGGCGGAGCTCGAGCTTATATCCGAATGCACAAGCTCTGACTGCGCCCCGCCAGGTACTCCAGTCCCCATACACTCCCCCCTTAGGAGGCCCCGGGATGGGGAAGTGGTGGAAATGCTGGGCCTCCCAAGCCAGGGCGTTTTGCTCGGCCGCTTGGCCCTCCCGACGGGAGAGGAGCTGGCGGGGGAGAGGGTCTACCTCCCCCTTGACGCCTTGAGACACCACGTGCTAATCGTGGGGACGACCGGCAGCGGGAAGACCGTGTTGGTAAAGGAAATTGCCTACCAGCTGTCAGGTGGGAGGGCCGTTGCGCTCGACGCAGTGGGGCACTTCTACCACCTCGCCTACAACGGGGTAGAGGTGAGGGTGATCCTCCCCGTAACCAGGAGGCTGGCGAGGAGGGGGCTGAGGGCAATTGCCAAGAGGGCGGCCTCGAGGGCCATTTGGAAGGGGCGGGGGAGGTACAGGGCGAGGGCCTACGGGAGGGGGGAGGTGTTGACGCGGATAGAGCTGGAGGTGGAGGCACAACACGGGAGGGGGCGGTTCCAGATATACCCCTGGGCACTTGAGAGCAAGGACATATTGTACGACCTCCCCCGGGCCATTCCCATTTTAAGCCAGCAGGCGAGGATTTTCTACAAGAGGGTTTTAGAGGAGGCCAAGAGGCACAGCGGGGCGTCGGGAGTAGACGACTTGTTTAAATTCCTCACATCCCCCGCGGAGGACCAGAGGGGGAGGCCCGCGGTGATGTACGAAAAAATAGGCTCCTCCCTGGGGCTCCACTCCAGCACCATGGAGAACATCGTCAGAGCCCTCTTGGCGCTTGTGGAGACCGGGCTTGTGGACGTGGCCGCTGCGGGGAAGGGACGGCCCTTTAGAGTTAGGGAGCCTCCCTACCGGAAGGCCCTGGGGGGCTACGCGGTTGTGGACATATCCTCTCTCAACACCCACCAGCAGAGGCTAGTGGTGTACCGGGTGTTAGACGCAGTCTTCAAGACGGCGAGGCCCATAACAGCGGTGTTAATCGACGAGGCCCATCTCTTCTTCCCCCAGACTCGCAACGAAGACGAGCAGGCATTTATAGAGGCCCATTTGACGAGGCTTACGAGATTGGGCAGGGCTAAGGGCATCGCCGTAGTGTTCGCCACCCACATGCCCGACGACTTAAACGACGTGGTAATACAGCTGGCCAACACTAAAATAGTACTGCGAAGCGACCAGAAAGTCTTGGAGAAACTGGGCGTCCCCGCCGCCGAGAGGAGGTTTTTGACAAAGGCCGATAGGGGCCTCGCCTACGTCCAGAGCTACGCCTACAGACACCCGGTCTACGTAAAAGTGTCTAAAAACGCAGCCCACTTGGGATGA
- a CDS encoding helix-turn-helix transcriptional regulator, translated as MLWVILIFANGTALLLFNQTLAGTLVNLTLPAPPLSAPMVYNNNTPVPALWNGDVLTVPVLGNALITVKYVPRVAASDGVISFNVTEGYYVIWAQGGVLLLPTLTILNYTADKNAVVVVAKGPGTVAYTLQGREIPPTAAPPASTTTRPMTANTTTATAATTAQPAAAQTAATTTPLPEEKQTAAAQPVATATAAQPNTSTAPSAKTPVEIYLIAAAVAVVAALGAYVLTRRRGERAELNETDRSVLEYVRRTGGVYEAEISRALGLPRTTVFKAVRRLEREGLVEVEKRDGRNFVKPR; from the coding sequence ATGCTCTGGGTTATTCTAATCTTCGCCAACGGCACAGCCCTGCTCCTCTTCAACCAAACTCTCGCAGGGACATTGGTCAACCTCACCCTGCCCGCCCCGCCGCTGTCGGCCCCCATGGTCTATAACAACAACACCCCAGTTCCCGCCTTGTGGAACGGCGACGTCCTCACAGTCCCCGTCCTAGGCAACGCGTTAATAACTGTTAAATACGTCCCCAGAGTGGCCGCGTCTGACGGGGTGATATCCTTTAACGTCACCGAGGGGTATTACGTGATATGGGCCCAGGGGGGAGTCCTGTTGCTCCCCACCCTCACTATACTTAACTACACCGCCGATAAAAACGCCGTAGTGGTAGTGGCCAAGGGCCCGGGCACAGTGGCCTACACCCTACAGGGAAGGGAAATCCCCCCGACTGCCGCGCCGCCGGCAAGCACAACTACAAGGCCAATGACGGCAAACACAACGACTGCCACTGCCGCCACCACCGCGCAACCCGCCGCCGCGCAGACGGCCGCAACAACTACGCCGCTGCCGGAGGAGAAGCAGACCGCGGCGGCGCAACCCGTTGCCACCGCTACTGCCGCCCAGCCGAACACCTCCACAGCCCCTAGCGCAAAGACGCCGGTGGAGATATACCTCATCGCCGCCGCGGTGGCCGTCGTTGCGGCTCTGGGCGCCTACGTCCTCACGAGGCGGAGGGGGGAGAGGGCGGAGCTAAACGAGACGGACAGGTCAGTGTTGGAATACGTGAGGAGGACTGGGGGCGTGTACGAGGCTGAAATATCCCGCGCCCTAGGCCTCCCCAGAACCACTGTCTTCAAGGCTGTGAGGAGGCTGGAAAGGGAGGGGCTTGTGGAGGTGGAAAAGAGAGACGGGAGGAATTTCGTCAAGCCCAGATAG
- a CDS encoding DUF5518 domain-containing protein, with protein MSSKQGSLVGAVLLGFIANVAFGFIVPAVNELIGGALAGYIAGGTLARGALAGFLAGILGGLILSLIILALLPLFMPILAPILGPFTGLLPLTALIPIIFSLKGALLSAIGGVIGNLIAAYTKK; from the coding sequence ATGTCTTCAAAACAGGGAAGCCTCGTGGGGGCTGTATTGCTGGGCTTTATAGCCAACGTCGCCTTTGGTTTTATCGTGCCGGCTGTGAACGAACTAATTGGCGGCGCCCTCGCGGGGTATATCGCAGGGGGCACACTGGCGAGGGGAGCGCTGGCCGGGTTTCTCGCGGGGATACTCGGCGGGCTGATACTCTCCCTAATTATACTGGCCCTATTGCCTCTCTTTATGCCCATACTCGCGCCAATACTAGGCCCCTTTACCGGCCTACTCCCCCTGACCGCCTTAATCCCAATTATTTTCTCGCTCAAGGGGGCTCTCCTCTCCGCCATCGGCGGGGTAATCGGCAACCTCATCGCGGCTTATACAAAGAAATGA
- a CDS encoding DNA double-strand break repair nuclease NurA, translating into MDELFELVSLLGAIGDWAAEASPPSGGWGEVEEGECGYYEVEWESSPPPGDVHGLDSHTAVVEFEGVSVIVATGALVGRCSAFVPGLSASWLGVRLNFKGGGDLLAGSRLYYKSRFLERVFDADFDLEAARDEVRYHVEEALARAWDGGGVLLLDGPVFRALDVLKRGGVYAFLYSEIYKRRYELFGGRRVVGVVKRVDQSSYLAKCVGVGSDDEVAARRLLEGRPGFVGPVVVKWGDLAKYMYYVGVPSAKGIRVLRAEAFDPSLAREADSWLGSLADSSGVPVPISAADRLARRLNAAAVKLLYSASPVEPTYRGLEAVLAAVREL; encoded by the coding sequence GTGGATGAGCTCTTTGAGCTGGTGTCTCTGCTGGGGGCTATTGGGGATTGGGCGGCCGAGGCCTCTCCGCCGTCTGGGGGGTGGGGAGAGGTGGAGGAGGGCGAGTGCGGCTATTACGAAGTGGAGTGGGAGTCCTCTCCCCCGCCGGGGGATGTCCACGGTCTCGACAGCCATACGGCGGTGGTGGAATTTGAGGGGGTTTCAGTCATCGTGGCCACTGGGGCGCTGGTGGGCCGTTGCTCGGCTTTTGTGCCTGGGCTTTCAGCGTCTTGGCTCGGGGTCAGGCTGAATTTTAAAGGCGGCGGCGATTTGCTGGCCGGATCTCGGCTGTATTATAAATCGCGGTTTTTAGAGAGGGTTTTCGACGCGGATTTCGACTTGGAGGCGGCAAGAGACGAGGTGAGATACCACGTCGAGGAGGCGCTGGCCCGGGCGTGGGACGGCGGGGGCGTGTTGCTACTCGACGGGCCTGTGTTCAGGGCGCTGGACGTTTTAAAGAGGGGCGGCGTCTACGCCTTTCTCTACTCGGAGATTTACAAGAGGCGTTACGAGCTCTTCGGGGGGAGGCGGGTTGTGGGAGTGGTGAAGAGGGTGGACCAATCCTCTTATCTTGCGAAGTGCGTTGGGGTGGGCTCCGACGACGAAGTGGCGGCAAGGAGACTGCTGGAGGGCAGGCCTGGGTTTGTGGGGCCTGTGGTGGTGAAGTGGGGGGACTTGGCGAAGTACATGTATTACGTGGGCGTTCCCAGCGCCAAGGGGATTAGGGTGTTGAGGGCAGAGGCCTTTGACCCCTCCCTCGCCAGAGAGGCGGACTCCTGGCTGGGATCGCTGGCGGACTCCTCGGGAGTCCCCGTGCCCATATCTGCCGCAGATCGCTTAGCCAGGCGTTTAAACGCGGCCGCAGTTAAGCTCCTCTACTCCGCGTCCCCCGTGGAGCCCACGTATAGGGGGCTGGAGGCGGTGCTGGCGGCTGTTAGAGAGCTATGA
- a CDS encoding PaREP1 family protein — protein sequence MKEAESLYEKGYLAQAGEKYWGAVP from the coding sequence TTGAAAGAGGCTGAGTCGCTCTACGAGAAAGGCTACTTGGCACAGGCCGGGGAGAAGTACTGGGGCGCTGTGCCCTAA
- a CDS encoding type II toxin-antitoxin system VapB family antitoxin, whose translation MSEVISIRVRRGLKKELEELGINYAEAVRKFLEELVARERRRRALERARALREELRKKGAFPPSAELIREDRDEASR comes from the coding sequence GTGAGTGAGGTAATTTCCATTAGGGTGAGGAGAGGGCTGAAAAAAGAACTCGAAGAATTAGGCATAAACTACGCAGAGGCTGTGAGGAAGTTCCTAGAGGAGCTAGTGGCCAGGGAGAGGAGGAGGCGGGCGCTGGAGAGGGCGAGGGCGCTGAGAGAGGAGTTGAGGAAAAAAGGAGCCTTCCCCCCAAGCGCTGAGCTTATAAGAGAGGACAGAGATGAAGCTAGTCGTTGA
- a CDS encoding putative CRISPR-associated protein has translation MVPKVFLGLTVGVSLLSNAARKGLIDASLAVLSPEDPRQGVFNSLSPDPFVKFAVEEPERCCAELNTVVKAARRWDRLFSGDVKAVYYSSDTAQGKFVASVLERSLCRVLRARQCVAGVKVAEGLGRDFYGGLLKLAHLVKTDVYEARREGRLPYIVATGGYKPESTFAVIAAYIAGALGVFYIHESFNDVVMLPMVPLQLREELRRFAAGQATEA, from the coding sequence GTGGTTCCCAAAGTCTTCCTCGGCTTGACTGTGGGCGTCTCTCTGCTGTCAAACGCGGCAAGGAAGGGCTTAATAGACGCGTCGCTGGCGGTGTTAAGCCCTGAGGACCCCAGGCAGGGGGTTTTCAACAGCCTCTCCCCAGACCCCTTTGTGAAATTCGCAGTGGAGGAGCCAGAGCGCTGTTGCGCCGAGCTGAACACAGTGGTGAAGGCGGCGAGGAGGTGGGACCGCCTCTTCTCGGGGGACGTCAAGGCGGTTTATTACTCCAGCGACACGGCCCAGGGGAAGTTCGTCGCCTCAGTCTTAGAGAGATCTCTGTGCCGAGTGTTGAGGGCTAGGCAGTGCGTTGCGGGGGTTAAAGTGGCCGAGGGCCTGGGGAGGGATTTCTACGGGGGTCTTTTAAAACTGGCCCATTTGGTCAAAACAGACGTATACGAGGCGCGCCGGGAGGGGAGGCTTCCGTATATTGTCGCCACAGGCGGGTATAAACCGGAGTCCACCTTTGCCGTAATTGCGGCGTATATCGCGGGGGCCCTGGGGGTGTTTTACATACACGAGAGTTTTAACGACGTGGTAATGTTGCCCATGGTCCCGCTTCAGTTGAGAGAGGAGCTGAGGCGCTTTGCCGCGGGGCAGGCCACTGAGGCTTGA
- a CDS encoding CRISPR-associated DxTHG motif protein, with the protein MLSGGKRVIGIAALGQFLDYKPVTYRVYKPSAKGRESRAPVRICANFGPLAVTYALTAEANSGEFNLLLFTPITLTAQRKDNEEIGYEKLKTLKEYGERVMESLLGKIKESEECKTDPSAVKLQIQGLGKGEPSQFSCSEKKSLPCEVVENVDLSDGNNRWKGSLHLVLLPLVGAFRNTVFREKSEKDIGKYPEALQAAIAYGLREFARRVKSRGGTLFLDTTHGINSLTAVVTRVVTQFAPVLAFEWEIESILLYNSDPVAPGRTRDIDVSYYYQNHPISGTLRALIYDIINALNSKAKALLLLEYGLIHFALYEVKYRENVIPTRSK; encoded by the coding sequence ATGTTAAGCGGCGGGAAAAGAGTTATTGGAATCGCCGCGCTGGGCCAGTTTCTTGACTATAAACCCGTTACCTATAGAGTTTATAAGCCCAGCGCGAAGGGACGCGAGTCGAGAGCGCCTGTGAGAATTTGTGCTAACTTCGGACCGCTGGCCGTCACATACGCCCTTACTGCAGAGGCCAACTCCGGCGAATTCAACCTGCTCCTCTTCACGCCAATTACCCTAACTGCTCAACGCAAGGACAACGAGGAAATCGGCTATGAGAAATTAAAGACGCTAAAAGAGTACGGAGAGAGAGTAATGGAAAGTCTGTTAGGAAAAATTAAAGAGTCAGAAGAGTGCAAGACAGATCCATCAGCTGTTAAACTCCAGATCCAAGGGCTGGGGAAAGGAGAGCCTAGCCAATTCTCCTGTTCTGAGAAAAAGTCGTTGCCCTGCGAAGTCGTTGAGAATGTTGATTTAAGTGATGGGAATAACCGGTGGAAGGGGTCTCTTCACCTTGTATTACTTCCACTCGTAGGGGCGTTTAGAAATACTGTTTTTCGCGAAAAGTCGGAGAAGGACATTGGGAAGTACCCCGAGGCGCTACAGGCCGCAATAGCATACGGCCTCAGGGAGTTCGCAAGGCGGGTTAAATCTAGGGGAGGCACACTGTTTTTAGACACCACACACGGCATCAACAGCCTCACGGCGGTAGTCACGAGGGTGGTTACACAGTTCGCGCCGGTACTGGCCTTTGAGTGGGAGATTGAAAGCATATTGCTGTACAACAGCGACCCCGTAGCGCCCGGCAGGACCCGAGATATTGATGTGAGTTATTATTATCAAAATCATCCCATCAGCGGCACTTTAAGAGCACTGATATACGACATCATAAACGCTCTTAATAGCAAGGCTAAGGCGCTCTTGCTCTTAGAATACGGCCTTATTCACTTCGCACTGTATGAAGTAAAATACAGGGAAAATGTAATACCCACGAGATCCAAATAA
- the cas6 gene encoding CRISPR system precrRNA processing endoribonuclease RAMP protein Cas6, which yields MLQRARHYGVEAPLSLYVYAPFDLVESTHAIRPAAVYVGPHHAVGFAGVITYRVEAPERRRQWLSKLLGLAKYIGVGRATSMGFGWVELQSHNG from the coding sequence TTGCTCCAGAGGGCCAGGCACTATGGAGTGGAGGCCCCCCTCTCTCTATACGTCTACGCTCCCTTTGACTTAGTGGAGTCAACCCACGCCATAAGGCCGGCGGCTGTATACGTGGGGCCCCACCACGCAGTGGGCTTCGCCGGGGTGATAACTTATAGAGTAGAGGCCCCCGAGAGGAGGAGGCAGTGGCTCTCAAAACTCCTAGGCCTCGCCAAGTACATCGGCGTTGGGAGGGCCACCTCCATGGGCTTCGGCTGGGTCGAGCTCCAAAGCCACAATGGGTAA
- a CDS encoding gamma-glutamylcyclotransferase family protein codes for MPYLFVYGTLKSGCGNHRYLKNAQFLGEAEVEGYTLIGVIIPYAVEAPGCKVKGELYRVSQEELEAIDQLEIPAGYARVEVEARTPWGAYKAWMYAYPERRGRCARESYNCE; via the coding sequence GTGCCCTACCTCTTCGTCTACGGCACTTTAAAAAGTGGCTGCGGCAACCACCGCTATTTAAAAAACGCGCAGTTCTTAGGAGAGGCGGAGGTGGAGGGCTACACCCTAATAGGCGTTATAATTCCATACGCGGTCGAGGCCCCCGGCTGTAAAGTCAAGGGAGAGTTATACCGAGTGAGCCAGGAGGAGCTGGAGGCGATTGATCAGCTGGAAATCCCCGCCGGGTACGCGCGAGTGGAGGTAGAAGCGAGGACCCCATGGGGCGCGTACAAGGCTTGGATGTACGCCTATCCAGAGAGGCGCGGGAGATGTGCCAGAGAAAGTTACAACTGCGAATAG
- a CDS encoding type II toxin-antitoxin system VapC family toxin: MKLVVDASAIAALYVPEERSEQAERAVSQAQELHTLDLAAYEVANDLWKHARRGLLREDEASNMLEELWEFFKALKVHSYAEVLKDAFALALKHGVTVYDAAYVALAEKIGGKLLTLDRQLAEKFPALVTP; this comes from the coding sequence ATGAAGCTAGTCGTTGACGCCTCGGCCATAGCCGCGTTGTACGTCCCCGAGGAGCGGAGTGAGCAGGCGGAGAGGGCAGTGAGCCAGGCCCAAGAGCTACACACCCTAGACCTAGCCGCATATGAAGTCGCCAATGACCTGTGGAAACACGCAAGGCGCGGGTTGCTCCGGGAGGACGAGGCGAGCAACATGCTGGAGGAGCTGTGGGAATTCTTCAAGGCGTTAAAAGTACACTCCTACGCTGAGGTTTTAAAAGACGCCTTCGCCCTGGCTTTGAAACACGGCGTCACTGTTTACGACGCCGCGTACGTCGCCCTCGCGGAGAAAATAGGGGGCAAATTACTCACCCTAGATAGACAATTGGCCGAGAAGTTTCCAGCCCTGGTCACTCCCTGA